The Candidatus Hydrogenedentota bacterium DNA window TGTTGCCCACCACAGTGAAGTTTTCGGGTTGAGAAATGGCAAACGCCTTTACAGATACGGTGCCGGCCTCGGTTCCATCGCTTTTCCAAAGTCCAATTGGCTGGCTGACGCCATTGTGGGCGGCGAAGTAAACAGTCCCATTCATAACGGTCAAGTCGCGAGGATCGCTGCTGCCGGTAGAAGAAACGTCTTTCACAAGGACAGTACCAGCTTCCGTGCCGTCCGTCTTCCAGAGCTCGCGACCGTGCGTGCCATCGTTGGCAACGAAATACAAAACCCCGCCCGAAAGGGCAAACTCGGCCGGTTCCGAACCGTCGGGGCCAGGGAGTATGTCCTTTACACGGACAGTCCCAGACCGGGTACCGTCGGTGCGCCACAACTCCTTACCCGATACGCCATCGTTCGCACAGAATAGTACGTATGGCGTAAGTGCAATGAGACGTGTGGGTTCCGAACTTGCCGTGCCCGGATAGATGTCGCGAACAAGACCGGTGGTGCCTTCTGTTCCATCGCTTTTCCACAGCTCGCGCCCCTCTCCGTCCGTTTGACTGCTGAAGAATAGGCGGTTTCCCAAGACAGCGAACTGTTGAGGAGACGATCCGAGGTCCGAAGTCGGCTGAGGCAGAATATCCTTGACGAGAGTCGCCGATTGGGCCCAAGCGACGGTTAGTGTGGAGACGCACAAGAGAATGAGGAGTCTCAAAAGAAACTTACACGGTTTGGGCCGAAGGATATACGGCGACACAATGACACGAAATCCAATTTTATAAGGCATAAATCCCCCTAATCAGCGAGCGATCAGATCCACACAACCCGGTTCCACTCGCGTTGACTGCACCGAGGCGAGGCCCCCAGACTTCTGAGTGGCAAATTCCCCTTAAGAGCAACGTATAAGTACTTCGGCGTCCCCAGAATCTGCCAATAGCAGCCGATTACGTTGGACAAGTAATACTGTAGCGTGGCCCAGACTCTGCAGGAACACATCAATGGCGTCTGGTATATGGCAGGCGAACGAGCTTACGATCAAACTACTTTAGTCCGCCATTTGCGGCGGCGCGATTGGACGCCGACGCAAGTTGCTCACGTGCAAGACTTTGAGCTTGTGCCATGAGGACTTTTCGCGAACGCACCCTGCTTTCGGGATCTGCAATGCCCTTCACCGTACGTCCCGCAAACGACCTGAATACGAGAGCAGGTTCGCGGGAAATCCGAGTCGGGCAGTGCGCGGAGACCGCGTGGCAAATTGCCTACACGTTTCCCGATTCGATGCTCGCGATGGCCTTCTGGCCCAGGATGCCGACCATGAAGATCATGGAAGCGAAACGGGGGTCGTGGGTGAGGCCCTGTTTGTAGCGGTAGTAGATCTGTTGGACGATGACGGCGAGTTTGAAGAGCGCAAAGACGTAGTAATAGAGGATGTTGGAGATATCGCGTCCGGTGCGCGCGGCGTAGGCTTCGGCAAGTTGACGGCGCGTGAGTGCCCCGGGCTCGGTGGTCAGGAAGCACTGGACGACCTTCATGGCATCGTCGTTTGGTTCGATCCAGTACGCGAGGGATGCGCCGAGATCGGCGAGCGGATCGCCAATCGTTGCCATTTCCCAATCAAGCACTCCGATGATGCGAGTGATGTCGCTGGGATCCAGGACGATGTTATCGAACTTGTAGTCGTTGTGGACGAGGACCGCGGCCGTGTCTTGGGGGATGCGTCGCATCAACCATTCAATAACGGCTTCGATGTCGGGGATGTCGTCGGTCTGCGAATCCTTGTACCGCTTTGCCCAACCGGTAACTTGGCGTTGGACATATCCTTCGCCTCGATAAAGTCCATCCAACCCGAGCGCACGGTAATCGAGCGCATGCAGATCCGCAAGATTGGCTATGAACGACTCGCAGCACTTCCGCACCAGCGCGGGCGTTGTCTCAAGGTCGCCTGGTTTTGCCGCGCGAAGGATGACGCCTTCGATGCGTTCCATGACATAGAACTTCGCGCCGATGATGGATTCGTCGTCGCAGAAGTGCAAAGGCTTGGGCGCGGCAGGGTAGGCGCCGGATAGACGAGATAGGACATCGAATTCGCGGCCCATGTCGTGGGCGGACTTGACTTTGCTGCCGAACGGAGGGCGGCGTAGAACCAACTCGCGCGATCCGCACCGCAGCAAGTACGTGAGGTTCGAGTGACCGCTGGGGAATTGTTCAATAATCAAATCGCCATCCAGTCCGAAGACGGATTGACGGAGATAGTGTCCGAGCGCCGACGCGTTTAACTCCTCGCCATGGCGGACCGGGGCCGTACGGTCGAGGGGAGCGGTCATGCGCGGCCCCCCGGGCCAATCGTGATGCCGTACTTTCTGAGGATGCGCTTGGCGATGGATTGTTTATGGACTTCGTCGGGACCATCGTAGATTCGCGCGGCGCGTTCGTGGCGATAGTAATACGACAACGGCGTATCGTCCGAGACACCCAGTCCGCCGAGCGCCTGAACGGCGCGATCCACGACGCGGTGCAGCGTATTGGCTACGAAGAACTTGATCGTCGAGATTTCGTCGCGGGCATTCTTCTGTCCCACCTGCTCGATCATCCACGCCGCGTGCAAGGTCATGAGGCGGGCCGCGTCGATCTCGGCGCGGCTCTCGGCGATCCACTGCTGCACCATCTGCCGGGTGCCAAGGGGCGAACCTGGAGCGAGCTCGCGCTTTACGGCGTACTGGCACATGATGTCGAAGCTGCGTTCGCAGATACCGATCCAGCGCATGCAATGGTGAATGCGGCCGGGTCCGAGGCGTTCTTGGGCAATGGCAAATCCCATGCCTTCACCGCCCAACAAGTTCGACTGCGGCACTCGGCAGTTCTCAAATCGGACTTCGGCATGGCTGGCCCAATCGTCGCCCGCATCACCCATAACCGAGATATTGCGGACAAACTTGTAGCCGGGATTGTCGAGGGGCACGAGAATCATGCTCGCGCGAAAGTGCGGGTCTTGATTGGGATCGGTGACGGCCATGACGATGGCGAAGGACGCGCCTTCCGCAGAGGACGTGTACCATTTGTGGCCGTTGATGACGTAGTCATCGCCGTCTTTAACGGCGGTCGTGCTCATCCACACGGGATTCGAGCCCGCGTGCTCCGGCTCGGTCATGGCGAAACAACTGCGGATGTCGCCGCGCAACAACGGTTCAAGCCACGTCTTCTTCTGTTCGTCCGAGCCGAACTGGAGGAGGACCTCCATGTTGCCGACGTCGGGCGCCTGGCAATTGAAGCAATAGTGGGCCAGCGTGCAACGGCCCAGCTCCGCGCTGAGCATACCGTGTTCGACAAGGCTCAGACCCATTCCGCCGTGTTCCTTGTCGATGTGGGGAAGCCACCAGCCGCGCTGCTTCACCTCGTCTCGCACGCGGTTGAGTTCGGGCAGCAGCGATTTGAAGCCGACGCCGTGATATCCGTCTTCAAGGGGGACGATGCGTGTAGTGACGAATTCGCGGACTTCGGCCAGGAATTGCTGCATCTTCGGCGAGATTGAAAAATCCATACTACCTCCAGTGCGTTGCGAACTGCAGGTCCACCAATCGAATTCCCGCGACGGGAATCCGTCTTCACTCAAGACAGCCTCTTATGACGCGCCGCGTCCGGCGCGGCGCAATTACACGGCCACCATTTTGCCCGATGCAACCGACTTGTGCGCGGCGACCGTTACTTCGACGGCCTTCAGTCCGTCGTATCCCGTGATGGCAGGGTCGCGGTGTTCGTCGATGGATTGAGCGAAATCGCGCACAAGTCCCGTGTCGCAATTGTCGCCCCAGCCAACCCACGTGCCCTTCATGTCGTCATCGCTGTATACATCAAGTTTCTGGTTGAAACCGTCGACAGACACATTGCCCTTTTCGCCGATGAACTCCAGCGTGATATCGCCCCACGTTGCGAAGCTCTTGGGGCGGTTCCAACTCGCGATATGCGAAACCTTGACGCCGTCTTCCATCTCGAAGTGCAGGCTGCCAACGTCGTCGGTCGCGATGTCGGGTTTGATGAGCTTGCCATTTTCGCAGTAGACCTTGACGATCTCCTTGCCCAAAATCCACCGCAACAAATCCGCCACGTGGACCGTATGGTCCATGGTCGCGCCGCCGCCAGACCACGTGGGATCGGCGAACCAGCCACCCGGATAGCTGCCGTTGTTCGTGCACGCGGCTGCATAGATCTTTCCGTATTTGCCGGCGGCGATGTCATCCTTCACGGCCTTGATCGGGGTGATGTAGCGGCAGGGGAAGGCTGTGCCGAGCCCGACGCCCTGCTTCTTGCACAAGTCGACCATCGCTTTCGCGTCTTCAACGGTCGTCGCGAGCGGCTTCTCGCACAAGATCCACTTGCCCGCCTTTGCGGCCGCTTCGACCATGGCGCGATGCTTGACGTTCTCCGAACAGACAACGACACCTTGCACGTCCGAAGCCAAGAAGGAATCGAGATCGGCGATGAACTTCGTACCGTACTGCTCCGCGGCGGCCTTACCGCGAGCCGGATCGTCGTCCCACACGGCGGTCAGGGTCGCTTCAGGCAACGCGTTGATGCTGGCCGCGTAGCTGTAGGCGTGCATGTGGGCGAAACTCATGATTCCGATCTTGGCCATGGTCAATACTCCTTCAGGCGCTCTTCTCTTCACGGATGCGCCGCATTGTTCGAAAGAAGACTTGAATAGCAACGGCCACAAAGGGGCCGGGCACGGTTAACACAATCGTCCAGAGAATGGCGGCAATGAGCCGCTTGGTTCCTATCTCCGATGTCATGTCCAGCGGCAGGTTTCCCTCAATGAGACCGCGAACGTATTCGCCGTAACCGGAAAACCGGAGGGCAGGATAGACGCCGATAAACAGCGCCAGCAGCGCACCGGAGATTAGCGCGCTGGGCAGCTGGTCCTTCCAAGCCGACCGCATGAGCATGACGAAGCTCAACACCATACAAGCGCGCACAACCCAGTGAAAGGTCATCCAAGCTGTAGCGTACGACATCTTCGTATACCTTCGTCGGTATCCAGGAGCGGCGACTCCGCTCCCACATCCTAAAACGTTACCGGTTGACCCGTCTTGGCCGATTCAAGCGCACCAAGCGCCATGCGCACGGCCCAAACGCCGTCGTCAACACTCACGCGCGGCGTGGCGCCGCCTTTCAGCCAAGCGGTGAACTCCTGCCATTCCAGCAAATACGGACTCTCTGCGACGGGATTGCCCGGGATAACCAAGCCTGCTTTGCCGTCGCCGGAATCGCGCATGATCGCCGTGATGGGCACATCGTTGCTGTCGAACTGAATCATCCCCTTCTCGCCGCAAATCTCGACCTTCACACGGAACCCGGAAGGCTGCGCCCATGTGCCGGTCGTGCTGATTATGATCCCGTTCTGCATGCGGAACGTCACGACGGAGTAGTCAATCCCTTTGTTCAAGTGCTCGGGGATGTTCTGGCAGAAGACGCGTTCAGGATCGCCGAACATGTAGCGGTACCAATCGAAATCGTGAATGATGGTGTCCATGGTGACGCCGCCGCTTTGGGAATAGTCGCGGTACCATCCGCCTTCGCCGACAGGACACACGCCGCCACGGCTGGTTTTCACGAAACCGACCTTGCCGACCTTGTCCGCCAGGACTTGCGCGCGGATCGCCTCGAATTCCTGGAAGTAGCGGACGACGTGCGCAACGAAAAGTTTTACGCCGGCCTTATCCGCGGCGGACTGAGCTTTGGCGCATTCGTCGAGCGTGCGGCAGAACGGCTTCTCGCAGAAGATCTGCTTGCCCGCTTCCGCGGCGGCGATGACGTACTGCACGTGGGCGGGCGTCGGCGTCAGTATCGCGACCACATCCACATCCGCGCGCTTGCACAGCGCGAGGCAATCCGTCGTGGCTTCAGCGCCGTATTGCTTGGCGAGCGCCTCGGCGTTGGCTTTGTTGGTGTCGCCGCAAGCCACAATGCGATAACCGCACTGCGCCGCAAGCGGGGCGTGGTGCCGCCCCATGATTCCGCATCCGACGATGGCAAGGTTCATACCGCTTCTCCTGCGCTTCTATCGCCCGCGAGGGGCGCTGGTTGCTGTCTTCGTGCTACAACGCAAGCATACTGCGTTGCGCTGCGCGAATGTGCTCGAGCATGGGCTCCATCCCGTGCTTGTACCCAAAGTACTCGGCGGTCAGAGCCCGATTGTAATCGATCCCGCGCAACGCTTTCATAACGGCGGGCCAGTTCACGTCGCCCTCCATGAGCATGACGAATCCATCGAGGGTGCCGACCCCCGCTCGATAATCCTTGAGATGAATCGCGCGGATGCGTTGGCCGAGGATCTCAATCCACTGCTCGGGATATCCGTAGAGCACGATGTTGCCGGTGTCGAAATACGCGCCGACGTATTCGCTATCGAATTGATCGATGAAGTCGCGCATTTCGACCGGACTTAGCAGGAACTTGTTCCAGACATTCTCAATCGCCAACGAGACTTTCAGCCTTTCGGCCGTGGGCGCCAGATCCTGAATGCACGCCATGGCATTCTCCAGGGCTGCGTCATACGGGGTACCCGGATCGCACATCCCCGGCACAACGAGCAACGCGTCGCATCCCAGCCACTGCGCGATCTG harbors:
- a CDS encoding phosphotransferase family protein; amino-acid sequence: MTAPLDRTAPVRHGEELNASALGHYLRQSVFGLDGDLIIEQFPSGHSNLTYLLRCGSRELVLRRPPFGSKVKSAHDMGREFDVLSRLSGAYPAAPKPLHFCDDESIIGAKFYVMERIEGVILRAAKPGDLETTPALVRKCCESFIANLADLHALDYRALGLDGLYRGEGYVQRQVTGWAKRYKDSQTDDIPDIEAVIEWLMRRIPQDTAAVLVHNDYKFDNIVLDPSDITRIIGVLDWEMATIGDPLADLGASLAYWIEPNDDAMKVVQCFLTTEPGALTRRQLAEAYAARTGRDISNILYYYVFALFKLAVIVQQIYYRYKQGLTHDPRFASMIFMVGILGQKAIASIESGNV
- a CDS encoding acyl-CoA dehydrogenase family protein; translated protein: MDFSISPKMQQFLAEVREFVTTRIVPLEDGYHGVGFKSLLPELNRVRDEVKQRGWWLPHIDKEHGGMGLSLVEHGMLSAELGRCTLAHYCFNCQAPDVGNMEVLLQFGSDEQKKTWLEPLLRGDIRSCFAMTEPEHAGSNPVWMSTTAVKDGDDYVINGHKWYTSSAEGASFAIVMAVTDPNQDPHFRASMILVPLDNPGYKFVRNISVMGDAGDDWASHAEVRFENCRVPQSNLLGGEGMGFAIAQERLGPGRIHHCMRWIGICERSFDIMCQYAVKRELAPGSPLGTRQMVQQWIAESRAEIDAARLMTLHAAWMIEQVGQKNARDEISTIKFFVANTLHRVVDRAVQALGGLGVSDDTPLSYYYRHERAARIYDGPDEVHKQSIAKRILRKYGITIGPGGRA
- a CDS encoding Gfo/Idh/MocA family oxidoreductase yields the protein MAKIGIMSFAHMHAYSYAASINALPEATLTAVWDDDPARGKAAAEQYGTKFIADLDSFLASDVQGVVVCSENVKHRAMVEAAAKAGKWILCEKPLATTVEDAKAMVDLCKKQGVGLGTAFPCRYITPIKAVKDDIAAGKYGKIYAAACTNNGSYPGGWFADPTWSGGGATMDHTVHVADLLRWILGKEIVKVYCENGKLIKPDIATDDVGSLHFEMEDGVKVSHIASWNRPKSFATWGDITLEFIGEKGNVSVDGFNQKLDVYSDDDMKGTWVGWGDNCDTGLVRDFAQSIDEHRDPAITGYDGLKAVEVTVAAHKSVASGKMVAV
- a CDS encoding Gfo/Idh/MocA family oxidoreductase, whose protein sequence is MNLAIVGCGIMGRHHAPLAAQCGYRIVACGDTNKANAEALAKQYGAEATTDCLALCKRADVDVVAILTPTPAHVQYVIAAAEAGKQIFCEKPFCRTLDECAKAQSAADKAGVKLFVAHVVRYFQEFEAIRAQVLADKVGKVGFVKTSRGGVCPVGEGGWYRDYSQSGGVTMDTIIHDFDWYRYMFGDPERVFCQNIPEHLNKGIDYSVVTFRMQNGIIISTTGTWAQPSGFRVKVEICGEKGMIQFDSNDVPITAIMRDSGDGKAGLVIPGNPVAESPYLLEWQEFTAWLKGGATPRVSVDDGVWAVRMALGALESAKTGQPVTF
- a CDS encoding sugar phosphate isomerase/epimerase — its product is MLPGINQWAFPANLSAIDCISTAKRFGFESFEVCVGDEGPTSLDISEKEASAIRAHAEKEGIALCSLASGMGWKYKMTSADRAERDKAKEANARALQIAQWLGCDALLVVPGMCDPGTPYDAALENAMACIQDLAPTAERLKVSLAIENVWNKFLLSPVEMRDFIDQFDSEYVGAYFDTGNIVLYGYPEQWIEILGQRIRAIHLKDYRAGVGTLDGFVMLMEGDVNWPAVMKALRGIDYNRALTAEYFGYKHGMEPMLEHIRAAQRSMLAL